In the Clostridium cellulovorans 743B genome, GTAAGCAAAGAAACCTTTGAATCTAAACATTTTTTCATATTTATAACTATAGCTTTTGTATTTGCTTTTATTATAGCAAATTTTATCACTACCTATAATTTTGTTAGAAGAATAATGCAGCCTATAAATCATTTAAAGGCTGCAACATCAGATATAAGAGATGGAAATTTAGATTCTCAGATTATTGAAGCGGGGGATGAAGAAATACGGGAACTCTGTAATGGCTTCGAGATTATGAGAATACGTCTTAAAGATTCTGTAACTTTGAAGAGTAAATATGATGAGAATAGAAGACTTATTGTATCTAGTATTTCTCACGACTTAAAAACTCCAATAACATCTATAAAAGGATATGTTGAAGGAATTTTAGATGGAGTTGCCAATACAGAAGAAAAAGTTTTTGATTATCTTAAAATCATCAATATGAAGGCTGATTATATGAATGTTATTATTGATGATCTACTTTTACATTCAAAGCTTGATTTAAATCAGATACCGTACAATTTTGAGAAGACCGATATAGTTAATTACTTTGAGGATTGCATATGTGAATGTGAAGGAGAGCTGAAAAAGTATAATATAGATATGAACTTAGATAATCAGCTTGTGACTACAAGAATGGTTAAGATTGATAGAGAAAAGCTAAGAAGAGTTATAATCAATATAATAGATAATGCGCGTAAATATATGGACAAGGAATATGGACAAATAAACATAGATCTTAGAGAAACTAATACCAGTATCATAATCGAAATTAGAGATAATGGTATGGGAATAGATGAAGAGGAAGTAAATAAGATATTTAATAGGTTTTACAGGATAGACAAGTCTAGAAATCAAACAAAAGGTAGCGGACTAGGACTAGCTATAGCTAAACAAATAGTTGAAGATCATAAGGGTCGTATCTGGGCTAAGAGTCATGGGGGTGAAGGGACAAGTATTTTGATGTCTTTACCGAAAGGTAAGGTACTTAATAATGATGTAGAAGATACTTTATAGTAATTATACTTCGCAGGAGTTAATAAAAAATACTATCTGAAGTTCAGAAATATTCTATTTATTCAGATAGTGAGAATGTAAAAAAAGAGGAGCTTAAAATTATGAAAAAAATACTTATAGTAGAAGATGATTTAACTATTGCTAAGCTTCAAAGAGATTATTTAGAGGTTAAAGGCTTTGAAGTTGACATTGCAACAGACGGTGTTGAAGGTTTAGATAAAATTAAAAACAATAGCTATGATCTAGTGATTCTTGATATTATGTTACCTAAACTTCATGGTTACAATGTAATGAAGAGTATTCAAGATGAAAAAGATTTTCCTGTTTTAATGGTATCTGCGAAGAAAGAAGAAATTGATAAAATAAAAGGCTTGAGTTTAGGTGCCGATGATTATATAACAAAACCTTTTAGTCCAGGGGAATTGGTAGCAAGAGTTGAAGCTCACATAAAAAATTATGAAAGACTAAAAAATAAATTTGGAAGTAAGCCACAGGATAATGACATCATTATAAGAGGATTACAGGTTAAAAAACCTTCTAGACAGGTATTTATTAATGGAAAAGAAGTGAATCTTACTCAGAAGGAATTTGATTTACTTTTATACTTAGTGGAGAATCCTAATAGAGTATTTGGAAGGGAAGAGCTTTTTGAACGAATTTGGGGCCTTGAAGCTTTAGGAGACAATGCTACTATAACAGTTCATATAGGAAGGATTAGAGATAAAATTGAGTCTAATCCATCAGAGCCGCAGTATATAGAAACTGTATGGGGAGCTGGTTATAGATTTAGGGTTTAAATCTTACTTCTTTTACCGAAATCTATACAAAAATAAAAAGGAGCGTTTCAAAGTGAGACAGCTCCTTTTAGAATTTTGGGTTAATTATTTCAAAATAAACTCATTTATTACATGAGCAACTCCATCTTCATTATTAGACTTAGTAATGTAGTTTGCTACAGCCTTTAAGTCATCAGTTGCATTTCCCATAGCAACACCAAGACCAGCATATTCAACCATATGAATATCATTACCAGCATCCCCAACACAAATAACTTCTTCTTGTTTAATTCCAAGTTTATTAGCTAAAAGCATAATACCATTGCCTTTGTTTGCATCTATGTTTAAGAATTCTAAGAAGAAAGGTGCACTTCTTACTATAGTATATTTTTCTACAAGTTCCTTTGGAAGTTCAGTAACAACTCTGTCTAAGATTTCAGGATAATCTATCATCATAACCTTTGAAATAACTATATCTTTATTAACATCTTCAATATTAATATAATTTAGAGAAACATCATTCATAAATGCTTCATGAACTGTAAATTTACTTATATCTTTATTTGGAGTATATAAAGTATTCTTATCAAAGAAGTGTACATGAGTCCTTAATTCTCTACTTGCTTCGTATATAGTTATAAGATCATCATGATTCATAGTTATATGAGAGATAACATCTCCAGTAAAAGTATCTTGAACTAAAGCACCATTAAAGGTTGCTACATAGTCGCCAGCTTCCTTTAAATTTAAGTGAGTTAAATATTTGTCAACTCCTTTTATAGGTCTTCCAGTGGCTAAAACTACCTTTGCACCCTTTGCCTTTGCAGCTTGTATAGCATCAAAAACAGCAGGGGATACTGTTTTATCGTCTCTCAGCAGAGTTCCATCCATATCTAATGCAATAAGTTTGTACATAATTGAAATCCTCCTAAAAAGTATAATAAAAAACAAAATTTCTGACTTAAAAAATATATTTTTCATTAGAGAAACTGCAATAAAATTTATATGATTGTGAAAAATCAATATAAAATTATAAAGATCTTCTATTAAAATATATAAATAGTTCGTTGTACTATATGCAACAAATACCTTTATAAAAATATATTATAATTTTGATATTTTAATAATATACAAGTTTTAGGAATAGATGTCTATTATTAATATTATGAGTCGACTAGTACAACATTTAATTACACCTATTATATCATAGGAAGGTCTATAAAAGATGAATTATGTTGAATATATAAGAGATTATTGATATAATCAGAAAGGTTTATAAAATAATTGGGGGGATAATGGATGACTACTAGGATAGCTATCTTGGGAGGTCCAAGATGTGGTAAAACTACCCTAATTCAGCAGCTATATGTTGATATGAAGATAATGGGATTGAACGTTGGCTGTGCAACAGAGTACAGTACAGATTACTTAAAAGATAAAGGTATGATAGAAACTATTTCAGAACAATATGGAATATACTTAGGACAGCAAATGTTAGAGAATGAATTAAATGATTTCGATTATGCTCTAACAGATTATGCAACTTTCATGATATATATATATGGAAGGTTTATGCTTGGAAAGAAAAAGCGTACGAAAAAAGAAATTGAGATTTTAAAAGACCTATATTACTTAGCAATAAAAGATATCCCAAAGTATGATTATATCTTCTTTCTTCCAAGAGAATTTGGATATCAACAAGATGGTGTAAGATGGCAAGATGAAGATCTTGCAGTTCAAATTGATACTGCTATAAAAAACTTTTTGGACAGTGAAAATGTTAATTATAGTATTATAAATGGAAACACAAAAGAAAGAGCTGCTAAAATTTTAGAATGTATTGATGAAATTAATGAAGAAGAGAGAAAATCATCTTAAATCTAGAGTTATTATTTCATTTTAATGTAGTTTATTATATATGTAATTAGAAATTTCAGTTTTTAAAATAGAAAATTGGATATAAATATTATTGTATGACTAAGAAAAGGAGAAAAAGGTTGTGTCTGAATTAATTAAAGAAATAGATAGAAGAAGAACCTTTGCCATAATATCACATCCGGACGCAGGTAAAACTACCTTAACAGAAAAGCTCTTATTATATGGAGGAGCTATACGTGAGGCTGGTTCTGTTAAAGCCAGAAAAGCATCAAGACATGCGGTTTCTGACTGGATGGAAATAGAAAAGCAAAGAGGTATTTCAGTTACATCTTCAGTGCTTGAATTTAACTATAATGGTTTTAAAATAAATATATTAGATACTCCAGGTCATCAAGACTTCTCGGAGGATACTTATAGAACTTTAATGGCGGCAGATAGTGCTGTTATGGTAGTTGACGCAGCTAAAGGAATAGAAGAACAAACAAGAAAGTTATTCCAAGTTTGTTCTTTAAGAGGTATTCCTATTTTTACTTTTATAAATAAGATGGATAGAGAAGCAAAAGATCCTTTTGAATTAACAGAAGATATAGAAAAGGAACTGGGAATAAAAACTTATCCAATGAATTGGCCTATTGGTAGTGGTAAAGAATTTAAAGGTGTTTTTGAAAGAGCAAAAAACACTATAGCTGTATTCAACGGTGGAAACCATGGTGCAAATGAAGTTGAATCAATTAAAGGTGAAGTAAATGATCCTATATTCTCTGAACTTTTAGGTTCTGCACTTCATGACAAGCTTATGGAAGATATAGAATTACTTGATATGGCTGGAGATGAATTTGATATAAAGGCAGTTAGACAAGGTGAGCTAACACCTGTATTCTTTGGTAGTGCTTTAACAAACTTTGGTGTAGAAAACTTCCTTGAAGCATTTTTGGATTTAACTCCTCCACCTATGGTTAGAAATTCTACTAAGGGTGAAATAGATGTATACGAAGAGCCTTTTTCAGCTTTCGTATTTAAAATTCAAGCTAATATGAACAAAGCACATAGAGACAGAATTGCTTTTATGAGAATATGTTCAGGTAAGTTCCAAAAAGGAATGGAAGTTAATCATATACAAGGGAATTCCAAGATTAGACTTTCTCAACCTCAACAATTCTTAGCACAAGATAGAGAAATCATTGAGGAAGCTTATGGCGGAGATATAATTGGTGTATTTGATCCAGGTATCTTTAGTATAGGTGACACTTTATGTGCGAGTAACAATAAGTTCAAGTTTGAAGGAATACCAACTTTTGCTCCAGAGCATTTTGCTAGAGTAAGACCTATTGATACAATGAAGCGTAAGCAATTTGTTAAAGGTATAACTCAGATAGCACAAGAAGGAGCTATTCAGGTATTTAAGGAACTTCATATAGGAATGGAAGAAATTATTGTAGGTGTTGTTGGTGTTCTTCAATTCGAGGTTCTTGAATATCGACTAAAGAATGAGTATAATGTTGATATAAAAATGGATAGACTTGCTTTCAGAGCTATAAGATGGGTAGAGTCTGCTGAAGTTTCCGTAGATAAGTTAAGCATAACTTCAGATACTAAACCAGTAAGGGATCTAAAAGATAGAGATATTCTTTTATTCCAAAGCGAATGGGCTGTAAGTTGGGCATTAGAACATAATAAAGGTCTTGAACTATCAGGAATAGGTAAGGCAGAAGACTAAAGATAAACTACCATAGTAAATTCTATGGTAGTTTTTGCTTTGCAAGGATAGAAGATAATTTACTAATAAAATAAATCGAAATCAAAAGTGATTGTGGCGCTTTGACAAGTAATAAATAAAACAATCATTTAGTATCGGCTTCTTTAAAAATTTGCATAAAGAGCAGAAAAAAACGCTATAAGAAGTAATTGATACCATTATAAAGGTAGAAAAGAATAGTTTAAGTTTTTAGCTTTTTTAAGGGGAATTTAAACTTAGAAGACTATACTTTGAAATTGTAAAACCTATGTATTTAACATATAATTTTATTGTTGAGAAACTTTTATATAATAATTTGTAAGATTACTTAAGATGCCTTTATCGGCAGAAAAATTAGGGAGAGGGATAATGAATATAGCGTTTTTTTTAACACCAAAGGAAGAGTTAGTTTATGAAGACTTAGATGCAACAATGAGACAAGCTTTGGAGAAAATGGAGTATCATAGATACACTGCAATTCCTCTTATAAACAGAAGAGGAAAGTATGTAGGTACATTGACAGAAGGAGACCTTTTGTGGACAATTAAAAATCATCCAGATAAAACATATCTAGATACCAGTAAGGTTTCTGTAAAAGACATAGAAAGAAGAGTAAATAATAAAGCTGTTAGGATAACCTCGAACATAGGAGATTTATTTTCATTAATAGTAAACCAAAATTTTGTTCCTGTTGTAGATGACAATGATGTTTTCATAGGAATAATAAAGAGAAGTGATATACTTGGTTATTATAATAAAAAGTTGATAGAAAAAGGATTATTATAAATATAGATATTCTGATTAAAAAACTACATTAAGTTCATCAGCGTATATGGATTTAATATAGAAACTTTACTGGAACTTATATATCATGATGTGGTTAATAAAAAAGAATCAGAAGTATTGTATTTCACAGATACTTCTGATTCTTTTATTTATTCTATTAGCGTAAGAAAATAGAATAAATTTTAATATTATAAGTACATCATAGAGTTTATTTTAATGAAATGACTTTTTTTCAGCGAAGATATCAAAGGTAAGTACTGAAACTCCAAGAAAAATTAGTATATTTAGTATGGAAACCGCACTAGAAAATAATATGGTTAAGAGATAACTCATAAATAAAGTGACTATTATCCATAAAATAAGTTTCATATTTTCACTTCCTTATCCTTAATGGTAACATATGTTCATAATTAGTATGAGCAATATAAAAAAATATATACCGTTGGAAGTGATAAGGCAAAAATAAAAAGGAGAGTGAAGATCTCTCCTTTGAGTTAACTATCTTTTAACGTTATTTTTTTGAGTTTTTCTAGCTTTTCTGCACTCTGGGCATCTTACTGGATCATTTTCAAATCCTTTTTCTTTGTAGAATTCTTGTTCACCTTCAGTGAAGATAAATTCTTTACCACAATCTTTACATACAATTGTCTTATCAGCCATTTTGATATCCTCCTTAAAATACATAGGGCATATATTCCGAAACAAACTTTACTTCTATGAAATTAAGGAGTAAATTGATCCCAGTAAATACATCGCCTATAATAAACTATTACAGTTTTATTATAGCACTTTTTATTAAAAAGGCAATATAGAAATTAAAGTAAAGCTTTAAAAATGTTAACATAATAAAAAAAATATGAATAAAAATTTACAACTAGAAATGTTAACTTAATTCCCAAAAGATATAGGTTGAATAAAAAATGAAATCCATATAGTATAGAATTATATTAATGAAGATATCTTCGTGATTTTAAAGGGTAGAAACTAAAGCTAAGATTTAGATTATGAAATCTATAAGAGGAACTGAAGTAGAAAATATTTTATATTGAGCAGATTAAAATATTAACAGAAATATACTAAAAAATAGATTTGATAGCTTTGGAGGATTCTATGGATATAAGAAGGATTTCGGCATTAATTAAAAAGTCTGAAGGAATTAAGCTAGATTTTAAAGAGAAGATTGAACTTTCAACTGAAAGTGCTAAAAAAGAATTGGCAAAGGATGTTTGTGCGATAGCAAATTCTAGAGGTGGAAGAGGCTATATAATTATCGGAATAAGAGATAAAACAAAAGAAATTCTTGGGATGGATAAGGATAGTATTCATGAAGAACAGCTTCAGCAAGTTATAAGCTCAAGATGTGAACCACCTATTCCAGTGAATTATGAAACTGTGGAGATTGATGGTAAGACTATAGGGATTATCAATATATATGATGGAAACCAAAAGCCTTATCAGTTAAGAGATAATGGAGCTTTTTATATAAGAAGAGGTTCTACTACTGATACTATGAGAAAATTTGAGATTCTATCTACTATGGAGGAAAATCACAATTTTAATGCTGAACTTTTTCCTATTCTAAATAGTAGTGTTGAGGACTTTGATATTGAATTGGTTGACAAGTATTTTTCAAATCATAATATTAAAGTTACAGATGAAAATAGACTTTATTTAATGAAGGCAACATCTATTTTAGTGCAGAACAAAGAATCAAATGATTATTGTGGAAGTCTAGGTGGACTTTTAATTTTTTCAAAGATAAATTATATGTTTGTACCTCATAATATGGTTAGAATAATAAATAAAATAAGCAATAAGGAGCCTAGAGTTATAGCAATTCAAGGAAATCTTCAAGGTATTCTTGATCAATGTGAGGAAAAACTTAATAATATTTTCCCTAAGCAATATCCTATAAAAGCTGTATATGAAGGAATTAAGAATGCAATATTATATAGAGATTATAATGCAGCTCACAAAATAATTGAGGTAGTAATAAGCCAAAACAGCACCACCATTACTAGCCCAGGGATATTGATGAAG is a window encoding:
- a CDS encoding sensor histidine kinase; its protein translation is MKIKKRLFISNIITVLITLIITIVATCGFFFFSARLDIRRMNTKNIEEVVDKSKSLSEISNYLIDSERKIKTNVEIEKYLRYSLADMNGKYILYKSQNDIIQSEGINRIDVERIVDESKGTIDINGENYMSKISGFQNEDGSNGKLILMVPVSKETFESKHFFIFITIAFVFAFIIANFITTYNFVRRIMQPINHLKAATSDIRDGNLDSQIIEAGDEEIRELCNGFEIMRIRLKDSVTLKSKYDENRRLIVSSISHDLKTPITSIKGYVEGILDGVANTEEKVFDYLKIINMKADYMNVIIDDLLLHSKLDLNQIPYNFEKTDIVNYFEDCICECEGELKKYNIDMNLDNQLVTTRMVKIDREKLRRVIINIIDNARKYMDKEYGQINIDLRETNTSIIIEIRDNGMGIDEEEVNKIFNRFYRIDKSRNQTKGSGLGLAIAKQIVEDHKGRIWAKSHGGEGTSILMSLPKGKVLNNDVEDTL
- a CDS encoding response regulator transcription factor, which produces MKKILIVEDDLTIAKLQRDYLEVKGFEVDIATDGVEGLDKIKNNSYDLVILDIMLPKLHGYNVMKSIQDEKDFPVLMVSAKKEEIDKIKGLSLGADDYITKPFSPGELVARVEAHIKNYERLKNKFGSKPQDNDIIIRGLQVKKPSRQVFINGKEVNLTQKEFDLLLYLVENPNRVFGREELFERIWGLEALGDNATITVHIGRIRDKIESNPSEPQYIETVWGAGYRFRV
- the yidA gene encoding sugar-phosphatase, whose amino-acid sequence is MYKLIALDMDGTLLRDDKTVSPAVFDAIQAAKAKGAKVVLATGRPIKGVDKYLTHLNLKEAGDYVATFNGALVQDTFTGDVISHITMNHDDLITIYEASRELRTHVHFFDKNTLYTPNKDISKFTVHEAFMNDVSLNYINIEDVNKDIVISKVMMIDYPEILDRVVTELPKELVEKYTIVRSAPFFLEFLNIDANKGNGIMLLANKLGIKQEEVICVGDAGNDIHMVEYAGLGVAMGNATDDLKAVANYITKSNNEDGVAHVINEFILK
- a CDS encoding AAA family ATPase, which codes for MTTRIAILGGPRCGKTTLIQQLYVDMKIMGLNVGCATEYSTDYLKDKGMIETISEQYGIYLGQQMLENELNDFDYALTDYATFMIYIYGRFMLGKKKRTKKEIEILKDLYYLAIKDIPKYDYIFFLPREFGYQQDGVRWQDEDLAVQIDTAIKNFLDSENVNYSIINGNTKERAAKILECIDEINEEERKSS
- a CDS encoding peptide chain release factor 3; translation: MSELIKEIDRRRTFAIISHPDAGKTTLTEKLLLYGGAIREAGSVKARKASRHAVSDWMEIEKQRGISVTSSVLEFNYNGFKINILDTPGHQDFSEDTYRTLMAADSAVMVVDAAKGIEEQTRKLFQVCSLRGIPIFTFINKMDREAKDPFELTEDIEKELGIKTYPMNWPIGSGKEFKGVFERAKNTIAVFNGGNHGANEVESIKGEVNDPIFSELLGSALHDKLMEDIELLDMAGDEFDIKAVRQGELTPVFFGSALTNFGVENFLEAFLDLTPPPMVRNSTKGEIDVYEEPFSAFVFKIQANMNKAHRDRIAFMRICSGKFQKGMEVNHIQGNSKIRLSQPQQFLAQDREIIEEAYGGDIIGVFDPGIFSIGDTLCASNNKFKFEGIPTFAPEHFARVRPIDTMKRKQFVKGITQIAQEGAIQVFKELHIGMEEIIVGVVGVLQFEVLEYRLKNEYNVDIKMDRLAFRAIRWVESAEVSVDKLSITSDTKPVRDLKDRDILLFQSEWAVSWALEHNKGLELSGIGKAED
- a CDS encoding CBS domain-containing protein, which encodes MNIAFFLTPKEELVYEDLDATMRQALEKMEYHRYTAIPLINRRGKYVGTLTEGDLLWTIKNHPDKTYLDTSKVSVKDIERRVNNKAVRITSNIGDLFSLIVNQNFVPVVDDNDVFIGIIKRSDILGYYNKKLIEKGLL
- a CDS encoding zinc-ribbon domain-containing protein; protein product: MADKTIVCKDCGKEFIFTEGEQEFYKEKGFENDPVRCPECRKARKTQKNNVKR
- a CDS encoding helix-turn-helix domain-containing protein codes for the protein MDIRRISALIKKSEGIKLDFKEKIELSTESAKKELAKDVCAIANSRGGRGYIIIGIRDKTKEILGMDKDSIHEEQLQQVISSRCEPPIPVNYETVEIDGKTIGIINIYDGNQKPYQLRDNGAFYIRRGSTTDTMRKFEILSTMEENHNFNAELFPILNSSVEDFDIELVDKYFSNHNIKVTDENRLYLMKATSILVQNKESNDYCGSLGGLLIFSKINYMFVPHNMVRIINKISNKEPRVIAIQGNLQGILDQCEEKLNNIFPKQYPIKAVYEGIKNAILYRDYNAAHKIIEVVISQNSTTITSPGILMKEKKLENLKYIRRNMWIYEKLLTLDNSSREALASTGFNRMKKAFKAYGRVDFINSIENDYFKVIYPGVKAVNPRQ